The following proteins are co-located in the Rattus norvegicus strain BN/NHsdMcwi chromosome X, GRCr8, whole genome shotgun sequence genome:
- the LOC134484121 gene encoding LOW QUALITY PROTEIN: phosphatidylinositol 4,5-bisphosphate 3-kinase catalytic subunit alpha isoform-like (The sequence of the model RefSeq protein was modified relative to this genomic sequence to represent the inferred CDS: inserted 3 bases in 2 codons; substituted 1 base at 1 genomic stop codon): MISSNSQGPPNWQESLEEWRISSENTRSSQRVRTIPPRPSSGELWGIHLMPPRILVECLLPNGMIVTLECLREATLVTIKHELFKEARKYPLHQLLQDESSYIFVSVTQEAEREEFFDETRRLCDLRLFQPFLKVIEPVGNREEKILNREIGFVIGMPVCEFDMVKDLEVQDFRXNILNVCKEAVGLRDLNSPHSRAMYVYPPNVESSPELPKHIYNKLDKGQIIVVIWVIVSPNNDKQKYTLKINHDCVPEQVIAEAIRKKTRSMLLSSEQLKLCVLEYQGKYILKVCGCDEYFLEKYPLSQYKERRPLCEYIRSCIMLGRMPNLMLMAKESLHSQLPIDSFTMPSYSRRISTATPYMNGETATKSLWVINSALRIKILCATYVNVNIRDIDKIYVRTGIYHGGESLCDNVNTQRVPCSNPRWNEWLNYDIYIPDLPRAARLCLSICSVKGRKGAKEEHCPLAWGNINLFDYTDTLVSGKMALNLWPVPHGLEDLLNPIGVTGSNPNKETPCLELEFDWFSSVVKFPDMSVIEEHANWSVSREAGFSYSHTGLSNRLARDNELRENDKEQLXALCTRDPLSEITEQEKDFLWSHRHYCVTIPEILPKLLLSVKWNSRDEVAQMYCLVKDWPPIKPEQAMELLDCNYPDPMVRSFAVRCLEKYLTDDKLSQYLIQLVQVLKYEQYLDNLLVRFLLKKALTNQRIGHFFFWHLKSEMHNKTVSQRFSLLLESYCRACGMYLKHLNRQVEAMEKLINLTDILKQEKKDETQKVQMKFLVEQMRQPDFMDALQGFLSPLNPAHQLGNLRLEECRIMSSAKRPLWLNWENPDIMSELLFQNNEIIFKNGDDLRQDMLTLXRIMENIWQNQGLDLRMLPYACLSIGDCVGLIEVVRNSHTIMQIQCKGGLKGALQFNRHTLHQWLKDKNKGKIYDAAIDLFTWSCAGYCVATFILGIGDRHNSNIMVKDDGQLFHIDFGHFLDHKKKKFGYKRERVPFVLTQDFLIVISKGAQEYTKTREFERFQEMCYKAYLAIRQHANLFINLFSMMLGSGMPELQSFDDIAYIRKTLALDKTEQEALEYFTKQMNDAHHGGWTTKMDWIFHTIKQHALN, translated from the exons AGGGTCAGAACAATTCCTCCACGACCATCTTCGGGTGAACTGTGGGGCATCCACTTGATGCCCCCACGAATCCTAGTGGAATGTTTActcccaaatggaatgatagtgACTTTAGAATGCCTCCGTGAGGCCACACTAGTCACCATCAAGCATGAACTGTTCAAAGAGGCCAGGAAATACCCTCTCCATCAGCTTCTGCAAGATGAATCATCTTACATTTTCGTAAGTGTTACCCAAGAAGCAGAAAGGGAAGAATTTTTCGATGAAACAAGACGGCTTTGTGACCTTCGGCTTTTTCAACCCTTTTTAAAAGTAATTGAGCCAGTAGGCAACCgtgaagaaaagatcctcaaccgAGAAATTGGTTTTGTTATTGGCATGCCAGTGTGTGAATTTGATATGGTTAAAGATCTAGAAGTCCAAGACTTCC AGAACATTCTGAATGTTTGCAAAGAAGCCGTGGGCCTGCGGGATCTCAACTCGCCTCATAGCAGAGCAATGTATGTCTACCCTCCAAATGTCGAGTCTTCCCCAGAACTGCCAAAGCACATCTACAACAAGTTAGATAAAGGACAAATCATAGTGGTGATTTGGGTGATAGTCTCTCCAAACAACGACAAGCAGAAGTACACTCTGAAGATCAACCATGACTGCGTGCCAGAGCAAGTCATTGCTGAGGCCATCAGGAAGAAGACCCGGAGCATGTTGCTGTCCTCGGAGCAGCTGAAACTCTGTGTCTTAGAATACCAGGGCAAGTACATTCTCAAAGTGTGTGGCTGTGATGAGTACTTCCTAGAGAAGTACCCTCTGAGTCAGTACAAGGAGAGAAGACCCTTGTGCGAA TACATAAGAAGCTGTataatgctggggaggatgcccAACTTGATGCTGATGGCCAAGGAGAGCCTGCACTCTCAGCTGCCGATCGATAGCTTCACAATGCCATCCTACTCCAGGCGCATTTCCACAGCGACACCCTATATGAACGGGGAGACTGCTACGAAATCTCTCTGGGTTATAAATAGCGCGCTCAGAATAAAAATTCTGTGTGCAACctatgtaaatgtaaatattcGAGACATTGATAAGATCTATGTTCGAACAGGTATCTACCATGGAGGAGAATCCTTATGTGACAATGTGAATACTCAAAGAGTCCCTTGTTCCAATCCTAGGTGGAATGAATGGCTGAATTATGATATATACATTCCTGATCTTCCTCGTGCTGCCCGCCTTTGCCTTTCAATCTGCTCTGTTAAAGGCCGAAAGGGTGCTAAGGAGGAGCACTGTCCGTTGGCCTGGGGAAACATAAACTTGTTTGATTATACAGACACCCTAGTGTCCGGGAAAATGGCTTTGAATCTCTGGCCTGTACCACATGGGTTGGAAGATCTGCTGAACCCTATTGGTGTTACTGGGTCAAATCCAAATAAAGAAACTCCATGCTTAGAGTTGGAGTTTGATTGGTTCAGCAGTGTGGTGAAGTTTCCAGATATGTCTGTGATCGAAGAGCATGCCAATTGGTCTGTGTCCCGAGAAGCCGGATTCAGTTACTCTCATACAGGACTGAGTAACAGACTAGCCAGAGACAATGAGTTAAGAGAAAATGACAAGGAACAGCTCTGAGCACTTTGTACCCGGGACCCACTGTCTGAAATCACTGAACAAGAGAAAGACTTCCTATGGAGCCACAGACACTACTGTGTAACTATTCCTGAAATCCTACCCAAATTGCTTCTGTCTGTCAAGTGGAATTCCAGAGATGAAGTGGCCCAGATGTACTGCTTAGTAAAAGATTGGCCTCCAATCAAACCAGAGCAAGCCATGGAGCTCCTGGACTGTAACTACCCAGACCCCATGGTTCGGAGCTTTGCTGTCCGGTGCTTGGAAAAATACTTAACAGATGACAAACTTTCTCAGTACCTCATCCAGCTTGTACAGGTCTTAAAATATGAACAGTATTTGGATAACCTGCTTGTGAGATTTTTACTCAAGAAAGCACTGACAAATCAAAGGAttggccattttttcttttggcaTTTAAAATCTGAGATGCACAATAAGACTGTCAGTCAGAGGTTCAGCCTGCTGTTGGAGTCCTACTGCCGTGCCTGTGGGATGTATCTGAAGCACCTGAACAGACAggtagaggccatggagaagcTCATCAATCTAACTGACATCCTCAAGCAAGAGAAGAAGGATGAGACACAGAAGGTACAGATGAAGTTCTTGGTTGAACAGATGAGACAGCCAGATTTCATGGATGCTTTGCAGGGTTTTCTGTCCCCTCTAAATCCTGCTCATCAACTAGGAAACCTCAGGCTTGAAGAGTGTCGAATTATGTCCTCTGCAAAAAGgccactgtggttgaattgggaGAACCCAGACATCATGTCAGAGCTACTGTTTCAGAACAATGAGATCATCTTTAAAAATGGCGATGACTTACGGCAAGACATGTTAACCCT CAGAATCATGGAGAACATCTGGCAAAACCAAGGCCTTGACCTTCGCATGCTACCTTATGCCTGTCTATCCATTGGGGACTGTGTGGGTCTCATCGAGGTGGTGAGAAACTCTCACACCATCATGCAGATTCAGTGCAAAGGAGGCCTGAAGGGGGCACTGCAGTTCAACAGGCACACGCTGCATCAGTGGCTCAAGGACAAGAACAAGGGCAAGATATATGACGCAGCCATTGACCTGTTCACTTGGTCCTGCGCTGGGTACTGCGTGGCAACCTTTATCTTGGGAATTGGAGACCGGCACAACAGCAACATCATGGTGAAAGATGACGGACAGCTGTTTCATATAGATTTTGGGCACTTTTTGGATCACAAGAAGAAAAAATTTGGCTATAAACGGGAACGCGTGCCGTTTGTTTTGACGCAGGATTTCTTAATAGTGATTAGTAAAGGAGCACAAGAGTACACAAAGACCAGAGAGTTTGAGAGGTTTCAGGAGATGTGTTACAAGGCGTACCTAGCAATTCGGCAGCATGCCAATCTCTTCATCAACCTTTTCTCCATGATGCTTGGCTCCGGAATGCCAGAACTGCAGTCTTTTGATGATATTGCATATATTCGAAAGACTCTAGCCTTAGACAAAACTGAGCAAGAGGCTCTGGAGTATTTCACAAAGCAAATGAATGACGCACATCATGGTGGCTGGACAACAAAAATGGACTGGATCTTCCACACCATCAAGCAGCATGCATTGAACTGA